One Patescibacteria group bacterium DNA segment encodes these proteins:
- a CDS encoding LemA family protein, translating into KIQAARRFYNSNVRDLNIGLESFPQNIVGNIFKFGKREFFELEEGSEEKEPVKVNF; encoded by the coding sequence AAGATTCAGGCAGCACGGCGTTTTTATAACTCAAATGTCAGAGATCTTAATATCGGACTTGAATCATTTCCACAGAATATTGTCGGGAATATATTCAAATTTGGGAAAAGAGAATTTTTTGAACTTGAAGAAGGTTCTGAGGAAAAAGAACCAGTAAA